TGAAGAATTGAAATAAAGCTTCAAAAATGGTAGAATGTTTGTGAGCCTCCCGGATTGCTTCCGGGAGGTCTTGACTGAAAAAATATCAAGGAGAAAATCATGAGGAAGAAATTCGCTGTCATAGGGGCAATTTTGGATCGGCCCAGAGAGACCCAACATATATTCAATGATACGGTAGCTGAATATAAGGGAATCGTCAAGGGCAGAATGGGAATTCCCTATGAAGAAGCAGGAGTTTCTGTAATTTCAATAATTGTATTTGGAACAATGGATGAAATTAACGGATTGACTGGCAAACTCGGAAACATAAGAGGAATAAATGTTAAGACATCTATTTCGAAAAAGGATTTCGACAGCTGATAAATAAGGTAGTCTTTATTTGAAAAGAATGGAAGCAGGTGAATCTATGAAAGTTTTAGCAAACAACAAAAAAGCAAGACATGATTATTTCATAGAGGAAACCTACGAAACCGGAATGGTTTTAAAAGGTACCGAGGTAAAATCCATACGCATGGGCCGAGTAAATCTTAAGGAAGGCTATGCAGAACTTCGCGATGGAGAGGTATTCCTTCTTGGGGTTCATGTCAGTCCTTACGAAAAAGGCAACATATTCAATACCGATCCCTTGCGGCCGAAAAAATTGCTTCTGCACAAACGAGAAATAAGAAAATTGATAGGTTATACAACGCTAAAGGGGTATGCACTTGTGCCTTTA
Above is a genomic segment from Peptostreptococcaceae bacterium containing:
- the smpB gene encoding SsrA-binding protein SmpB: MEAGESMKVLANNKKARHDYFIEETYETGMVLKGTEVKSIRMGRVNLKEGYAELRDGEVFLLGVHVSPYEKGNIFNTDPLRPKKLLLHKREIRKLIGYTTLKGYALVPLRIYLNEKGLVKLEIGVGRGKKLYDKRETIAKKDAERRMLKEMRKSQRGD
- a CDS encoding iron-only hydrogenase system regulator translates to MRKKFAVIGAILDRPRETQHIFNDTVAEYKGIVKGRMGIPYEEAGVSVISIIVFGTMDEINGLTGKLGNIRGINVKTSISKKDFDS